The DNA region CTGATGCGCGAGCCCTGGCAACTGGTGCTCTGCTGGGGCGTGCTGGTGGGCCTCGGCAGCGGCTCGATGGCCGGCGCGTTCGCCACCACGATCACCGGCCGCTGGTTCCAGGCCCGCCAGGGGCTGGTCACCGGGGTGCTGACGGCCGCCGGCGCGGCGGGCAACCTGGTCTTCCTGCCGGTCGGCGCCTGGCTGGTCGAGCAGCACGGCTGGCGCTCGGCCGTCGTGGTGGTCTCGCTGGCGGCGACCGCGGTCGCCGTCCCCGTGCTGGTGCTGATGCGCGAGCGGCCCGCCGACCTCGGCCTCCTCCCGTACGGGGCGACCGAGGAGCCCCCGGCCGCGGCGGCCGACGGGCGGGCGATGGCCCGTTCGCTGCGGGTGCTCCGCACCGCGTCCCGCAGCCGGGCGTTCTGGCTGCTGGCCACCTCGTTCGCGATCTGCGGCGCGACCACCGCCGGACTGGTCGGGACCCACTTCATCCCGGCCGCCCACGACCACGGCCTGCCGGTCACCACGGCGGCGAGCCTGCTGGCGCTGATCGGCGTCTTCGACGTGGTCGGCACCGTCGCCAGCGGCTGGTTCACCGACCGCTACGACTCCGGCGGGCTGCTGGTCGTCTACTACGCGCTGCGCGGACTCTCGCTGCTCCTGCTGCCGCAGCTGTTCGCCGGCTCGCTGGAGCCGCCGATCCTGGCCTTCGTGATCTTCTACGGGCTCGACTGGGTGGCCACCGTGCCGCCGACCGTCGCCCTCTGCCGCCGCCACTTCGGCGACGACGCGCCGATC from Kitasatospora sp. NBC_00458 includes:
- a CDS encoding MFS transporter codes for the protein MNEPPAPARPAPTGHAPAGPAPARPTPAGPAPSRPPRLHYAWVVAAVALLVLLGSAGFRSTPSLMIGALHHEFGWSTGTISSATSVNLTLYGLTAPFAAALMDRFGVRLVVVCALLTISVGAGLTMLMREPWQLVLCWGVLVGLGSGSMAGAFATTITGRWFQARQGLVTGVLTAAGAAGNLVFLPVGAWLVEQHGWRSAVVVVSLAATAVAVPVLVLMRERPADLGLLPYGATEEPPAAAADGRAMARSLRVLRTASRSRAFWLLATSFAICGATTAGLVGTHFIPAAHDHGLPVTTAASLLALIGVFDVVGTVASGWFTDRYDSGGLLVVYYALRGLSLLLLPQLFAGSLEPPILAFVIFYGLDWVATVPPTVALCRRHFGDDAPIVFGWVLACHQIGAAVVAGLAGLARDALGDYDLAWYAAGGLCAVAVVLCLALRKAGPERLAPALS